Below is a window of Paramisgurnus dabryanus chromosome 20, PD_genome_1.1, whole genome shotgun sequence DNA.
CTATAccaagcgatatattttctttaatagaatttccctttcaaagcctatagcaaacggccagtttggactacagccctctacttctcGATTGAATGACATCCAAAGAAGAGTTTTTTACTAACCTCTGCCCACTGGAatatgtcagtcgccagctaagctcaagTGGCTCTACTAAGCTGCTGTTGAATCacagcacactaaacaaactacataatcagaactcgataggtatttctgaaggagggactttatagaacaaggaagacatcagctcgtttttagtaaagtaaaaacAGCGCTAGAGagtatgtgaaaaatattgtctttttttacacacaaaacatgaacacacgCTATATTGCAcaccataaacacaatcatagtTTGTGTTAAATACTCTCATTCTCACGGCACCCATTCACTGCAGAGGATCCCATTGTAAGCAATGTAATGCTTAATTTCTCCAAATCTGTTCCAGTGAAAAAACAAACCATCTATATCTTGGGTGAAAAATTACTTAAATCCCAAAAACAAAcgtttttcatttaaatgtttttactttgctttattgttacAATTTGTACAGTAGATAGAAAATATACATTggaacaaatgtatatacagtggtgtgaaaaggtGTTAGCCCCCATCCAGATTTCCCATGTTATTATTGcatatttgtcacactttaatgtttcagatcatcaaacaaattcaaatattagtcaaaaaataaaacccaagtgaacacaacatgcatttttgaaatgaaggtttttttttattaagggaAAAAATCAAAACTACATGGCCCTGTGTAAAAAAAGTGTGTTAGTACCCACTGgcttttaatgtaaatatgtttggttctaaaaatgtacatatatttttttcatacttGAGACAATATACATTGaagttcatttataaataaaactatattttgaaCAATGAGTGAAATTAAGTTTCTTTAATGTAGAAATGAGTTGTTCTAAAACTGTACAGTTATTTACTTAACACGTATCTAATGTGTGCATTGCATGTCTGTTAGAAGTGTGTGTGCTATTCCTGGGTTTATAAGCATGTGTTAAGCAGCCAGTAGTTAAAAAACGAGTCCAACTTAATTTTTACTGACTTCCATTTCTCTAAATATACTATTTGGAGGGTTTAGCCTCCGCCCACATCTCCATCAAAGTAAATGCGTTCCAGGTGGATTCGGAAGTCAGTTctggttttgacaaaaaaaatcacaccatGTTATCCCTGTGATTCCTCTGATAGTGTCCTCCTGGGTTGGAGTTTACAGCACCATGTAAACAAACTCGTCACGCTTCCCCGTTTCAGTCTATGTAACCCCGGGAGCGAACGAACAATGCAGTCCAAAAAGTTTGAAGCACCCTCTCGTGTTGTCTGTAATCTAATGAGAAAGTCAgtgaattattttgataactgcCATCCAAAACGTGTGCAACTTGGAAAGCTAGCGTTAGCTaactaaaactatttcacttacctGAAAATAAGGTCCAATATCCCTTTTAGTCACTTCGGAAGCGATGAAAGGTTATATATTATCACTCTCTTTCCGTTAATATTATGTACAGCCTAATACACAACATCGCATTCACAACTCTCATGTGATTCacggcgatacttccgggtttcctCCCACCGGAGGCTCAGATGCGTGACGTCAGCGTATTGTACCTACCCTTTCcgtaataaaagtaaatttgttttaaaacttgtaattttgttcgctcattgtaaatttgtttgaacacttgtaatttttttaaaaaacgtgtaaatttgttcactcattgtacatttgttaaaaaacatgtacatttgttcactcattgtaaatatgttaaaaaacatgtaaatttgtttaaaaaacttgtaaatttgttcaatcattgtaaatttgtttagaaaacttgtacatttattcactcattgtaaatgtgttaaaaaaacttgtaaatttgttaaaaaaaaacttgtaaatttgttaaaaaaaacttgtaaatttgtttttaatattgtaaataagtaatttaccattgtaatttatttttgccTTTCCAGGCCACGGTAGATTCAGAACAAAGAtcagagtttaaaattattcaatttgtttttgcatcagttttgtttttgtaaattgggtaagagcggaattacagattactgtAAAAACTCGTCAAGAAAGCGTTTTTGGCtgggaaatgttttcttttaattgacgaaataacttgtcaatggcagggaaacaGTTAGGTACTTCCTTACAAAAGGTTCATCATATTTGGGGGTGCTCTTATAATAAAGTTTCAAAATCCTTGCCTcagacaataaaaataaaatgttttattggtCATTTTCGACTGACAGTTCTTTAGGGAACCTAAAATCGTTCTTCTATGACATCACATCAAAGAaccttttttaaaagtgtatatatcTATTATCTGTAAAAAAGCCAAGACTTAAAGAGTTTTATAATGtttcatatgtgaccctggacacCAAAACCAGTCCCAagggtcattttttttttattgagatgTATACATCAACTGAATATTGGAAATCAAtggaaagctgaataaataagctttccattcatgtataatttgtTAGGACAATATTTGTTTAAGATACAACAATTAggaaatctggaatctgagggtgcaaaaaatctaaatattgagaaaatcacctctAAAGTTGTCAAAATGAAGTCAATAGCAACACTTATAACATATtactaataaaaaattaatttaaatatctacataatattgtatttaaaaatattatattagtaTATATCTAATTAATATGcttatgatttttggcataaaaaaaacaataattctGGCCCATACAAAAGTATTGTCGGCTatttctacaaatatacccatgctacttaTAACTGGTTTTATGGTTCAGTGTCAGATGTGGTGAAGAAAGAATGTTTACAGAGAATgttataaaacataaatattaatgcattaaaatgtaatgaTGAATTAATATCTGAACAATGATATATTGTATACTGTAAGTGATGCTGCTTGTCACATCACTCCTAATCCCCCTAATGCTCAGTCAACACCTCTGATTTACTGTAAGTTGTACCGTGTGACATCTGCCAAAAGATGTGAGCTTGTGTCCATTGAGTTCTTTTCTGTAAGGAGCTGCATTTCATGTGATGTGACTCATAGAGTAAGTTGCCAGGGAAAAGCGTCTTtctggttgctgtggtaatagAGTGACTGGACCAGTCCGAAGTTAATTGGCTGCTGTTGTGGAGTAGAACAGTTTGTTCCCTGAATGAGATTTTATTCAGTGAAATTCACAGAGTCACGTAGAGCAAGCACTCAAATCTTTAAATTACTATCATTATCATCTGTTGAATTTCAGCCCTGAGTACTCTGATTGGTCAGACAAACTTGGTCTATGGTGTATGTCAGTAAAACGGGTAAACGTTACCAGTGTGTGTTTttctaaagtatgtttattaaGCATTAAAGGCTTACTGTACATATGTGTGCGTGTATGACAGAGATAAAGGTAAACGCATAAAACAtgatcttacatttatttttgttatttgtgaccctgtctgtgaaatccaggcttaaGTCTCATAATGCAAATAGGAGATGAAAAGCATCTTACTTACTCTGTGATACATTTTTTCTCACCCTGTGTAGAAGCTGAGAGAATCAGTCTACAAGGATTTCAAGATCCTCTCTCATCCAGGCGACGTGTAGGGTCAGAGCCAAGAGACCCCCTATCGCATAGCCCCTTACCCGAGCGACGTACCCCCATAGACCCCCTCTCTTTAATGGCCGAGCAGATCTCTATTGGTTCTCAAGACATAACAGACAATCTGGACGTCCTACCAAAGAACGAGGGCAGTCGGAGGGGCAGCGTGGGGCGTCAATCATCACGTAGAAGTCTGGCATTAGACAATCAGGGTTATGACAACGCTGAAGCAGCAGATAGTTACTCTACATGGAGCCCAGAGGTACAGTGTGTGTGGGTCAGAGcttacatatttacatttacagttatgcatttggcagatgcttgtatccaaagtgacttacaatgcaTGCAAGCTATACATTTAATAAGTATCTGTGCTGATTGGGAATTGAACACATATATGCTAATGCAATGATGCACCATTTGAGGTACAGTAAAATTTAATTGACTTACATTGAGAGACTAATCTAACCAACAATGATGGGTGTCATGTCATTCATACTGAAATGCATTTAGTATTTTTCTCCTGCATTATTTgcagtgttattattttaatcctccagtttttgtgtcatttaatttaaattagatgcatttatttattttatatttacgtgaaaatatacacatttatttCAACAGCATGAGCAATCTCCATCCCACCCTCTGAGCTCTTCCCCTCACAATATCTCTAAATGCGGTGACCTCATCATTGCCCTCGACTACCAGGCTGACACTCACAGGCTCTTGGTCACCGTGGTAACAGCCCAAGGTATTCCGGACAAGACACGGAGTGGCATGGACTCCTGGCAAGTGCACGTGGTGCTGTTACCTGGGAAACGTCAGCGGCACAAGACAGCCATACAGAAAGGCTCCACACCGAGGTTCGAACAGACCTTTCGGTTCTCGCATCTAGAACCAGGGGATTTGGATTCTTCTGTACTTAGGTTCCGTCTGTATGCGCTTGGGAAGATGAACAGAGATAGGATGATGGGAGAAGCCTTGTACAGACTGAGCAGAATGAAACATACAGATCAGCTGGAGATCACGCTGGTGCTGGAACCTCGCAGTAATCTTAAGGTGTGCGTTTATTTCAGTAGGCCTACTCGAGTTTTCATGTTATGACTCACGCCTGGAAACTTATAGAAATTAAATCTATCTATTAATTTACTGTCTATTTCTACATCCTCTCCCTTCTGCAGACATTAGACTCACAGATGTCTTTCAGCACACAGAGCGAAGGTGCTTCGTCAACTCAGTCCATCACTCACTGTGGAAATCCAGAGCTGCTGTTGGGTTTATCATACAACGCCACCACGGGTCGACTGTCTGTAGAGATCATTAAAGGCAGCCACTTCCGTAATTTTGCTGTAAATAGACCTCCAGGTAAACACGTTCACACAACCAGAACATTGGGTTTAAAAACACTTTTGCAGCAAATTAAATCACCAGGATTGCAAATTACCTTTGTAAAGCTCTCTTGATTCAGACGTGtgtacattaaatatatatatatatatatatatatatatatatatatatatatatatatatatatatatatatatatatatatatatatatatatatatatatatatatatatatatattatagagCTCTTTACATAAAACCAaacatttatgtatgtgtgcacactcattaaaaaaacactttgagTGTCATTTCACGCATTATATTGGGTGTTGAAAGCATTGGTCCATCATGCAATTCTCAGGAGTCTTAATCTTTCACAGAGTCATATCTCACAATGATGCTGTCATTGAATGCATTTAATAGAGCACCTAATCAATCAAAGATAACCAGATTCTCTTTTACACTCCTCTCACGTCACACCCATGAGTCACCCCTGAAGAAAACCACATACACATTTACATACAGAGCAATGCAAACAAAAGTgtttgtgttatgttatgttatgttacgTAACGTAAGCTATGTTACGTTATGTcatgtgttttttattgtatGTTTTATACGTTACGCTATTCATTATGTGTTACATCATGTTTCTATTATTTTTTACTCTGTAATATGTTGTTATAAgttatgttgtgtttttttat
It encodes the following:
- the syt16 gene encoding synaptotagmin-16 isoform X2, whose amino-acid sequence is MASDITPEAVGFLSAVGVFVILLAILFLFINKKLCFARVGGLPCLEQYGRRRRKDRAGIHQGLVNSYGDDGEISSSSGSEDELAKQFEISVSRSQSFRSGVTELNTQNAPGEQHKFKRLLSDQDEESTEPSDCEEAERISLQGFQDPLSSRRRVGSEPRDPLSHSPLPERRTPIDPLSLMAEQISIGSQDITDNLDVLPKNEGSRRGSVGRQSSRRSLALDNQGYDNAEAADSYSTWSPEHEQSPSHPLSSSPHNISKCGDLIIALDYQADTHRLLVTVVTAQGIPDKTRSGMDSWQVHVVLLPGKRQRHKTAIQKGSTPRFEQTFRFSHLEPGDLDSSVLRFRLYALGKMNRDRMMGEALYRLSRMKHTDQLEITLVLEPRSNLKTLDSQMSFSTQSEGASSTQSITHCGNPELLLGLSYNATTGRLSVEIIKGSHFRNFAVNRPPDTFGKLTLLNSVGQEISRCKTSIRRSQPNPVFKETFVFQVALFQLSDVTLMVSIYNRKNMKRKEMIGWVSLGQNSSGEEELLHWQDMKESGNQQVCRWHTLLEA
- the syt16 gene encoding synaptotagmin-16 isoform X1, which gives rise to MADVPKSGIPGFSAWLAQVSDSISSGFRSLQKGAVDPKLTDSSNGEVVVKVECSEVDSSVDLGQKVKDVNGCEVDASSMDSQEKLEAFQTQLALRSLGSKFDSDPFVGRLTPISEELDEVGSMRSLMDSRCSNSVNSYGDDGEISSSSGSEDELAKQFEISVSRSQSFRSGVTELNTQNAPGEQHKFKRLLSDQDEESTEPSDCEEAERISLQGFQDPLSSRRRVGSEPRDPLSHSPLPERRTPIDPLSLMAEQISIGSQDITDNLDVLPKNEGSRRGSVGRQSSRRSLALDNQGYDNAEAADSYSTWSPEHEQSPSHPLSSSPHNISKCGDLIIALDYQADTHRLLVTVVTAQGIPDKTRSGMDSWQVHVVLLPGKRQRHKTAIQKGSTPRFEQTFRFSHLEPGDLDSSVLRFRLYALGKMNRDRMMGEALYRLSRMKHTDQLEITLVLEPRSNLKTLDSQMSFSTQSEGASSTQSITHCGNPELLLGLSYNATTGRLSVEIIKGSHFRNFAVNRPPDTFGKLTLLNSVGQEISRCKTSIRRSQPNPVFKETFVFQVALFQLSDVTLMVSIYNRKNMKRKEMIGWVSLGQNSSGEEELLHWQDMKESGNQQVCRWHTLLEA